In the genome of Notamacropus eugenii isolate mMacEug1 chromosome 5, mMacEug1.pri_v2, whole genome shotgun sequence, one region contains:
- the LOC140507129 gene encoding periodic tryptophan protein 2 homolog has translation MKFNYRFSNLLGTVYRCGNLNFTPDGNSVISPVGNRVTVFDLKNNKSETLPLATKYNIKCVGLSPDGCFAIIIDEEGAALLVSLVCKSVLHHFHFNGSVHSVSFSPDGRRFVVAKDNLAQMYYAPGKKREFNAFVLDKTYYGPYDETTFIDWTDDSKCFVIGSKDMTSWVFGAERWDNLIYYSLGGHKDAIVACFFEAGSLDLYTLSQDGALCVWQCDTELDGLKLKAPKGWRADVLQRDKEEKEEEEDDDIEKADNTIHGKTVPDDEKKTDKVKYSHVAKYFFNKEGDFNNLTSAAYHKKTHLLVTGFASGIFHLHELPEFNLIHSLSISDQKITSISINSTGDWIAFGCPGLGQLLVWEWQSESYVLKQQGHFNSMVSLAYSPDGQYIVTGGIDGKVKVWNTLSGFCFVTFTEHTSGVTAVAFTSTGYVIVSASLDGTVRAFDLHRYRNFRTFTSPRPTQFSCVAVDSSGEIISAGSQDSFEIFIWSMQTGRLLDVLSGHEGPISSLCFNPMKATLASASWDKTVRLWDLLDSWRSKETLNLTSDVLAVTFRPDGVELAVATLNSQISFWDYENAVQTGSIEGRHDLKVGRKELDKITAKHAAKGKSFTTLCYSADGQCILAGGMSKFVCIYHIKEQILMKKFEISCNYSLDAMEEFLDRRRITEFGNLALIDQDAGDEEGIAIALPGVRRGDMSSRRFKPEIRVTSLHFSPTGRCWAATTTEGLLIYSLDSGLVFDPFELDISITPSSVRATLRQKEFTKAIMMAFRLNEKKLIQEVLESVPSHEIEVVASSLPELYVEKVLEFLASAFEMSHHLEFYLIWTQRLLMLHGPKLKLRAGKLLALIQFLQKSVQRHFDDVSKLCDWNCYNIKYALGLSQQRGMKRSSEALGSNEDSDSESASLQLMKEEEDMQM, from the exons ATGAAGTTCAATTACCGG ttttccAATTTGCTGGGTACGGTCTATCGCTGTGGGAACTTGAATTTTACTCCTGATGGAAATTCGGTCATCAGCCCGGTGGGAAATAGAGTCACTGTCTTTGATCTGAAGAA caacaAGTCTGAAACCCTGCCTCTGGCGACCAAGTATAATATTAAGTGTGTGGGACTCTCTCCAGATGGCTGCTTTGCCATCATCATTGATGAAG AGGGAGCAGCCTTGCTTGTCAGTTTGGTTTGCAAATCTGTGCTGCATCATTTCCACTTCAATGGCTCTGTTCACAGTGTCTCCTTTTCCCCAGATGGCAG GAGATTTGTGGTGGCAAAAGACAACCTTGCCCAAATGTATTACGCTCCTGGAAAGAAGCGAGAATTTAATGCCTTTGTCTTGGACAAAACTTACTACGGGCCGTATGATGAAACCACATTCATTGATTGGACTGATGATTCTAA GTGCTTTGTGATTGGGAGCAAGGACATGACATCCTGGGTGTTTGGAGCAGAGCGATGGGATAATTTGATCTACTATTCACTAGGAGGTCACAAGGATGCGATCGTTGCCTGTTTTTTTGAAGCTGGAAGCTTGGAT CTGTACACTTTGAGCCAAGATGGGGCACTCTGTGTGTGGCAGTGTGACACAGAGCTAGATGGCCTGAAGTTGAAAGCTCCTAAAGGTTGGCGAGCAGATGTACTGCAGAGGgataaggaggagaaggaggaggaggaggatgatgacATAGAGAAAGCGGACAATACCATTCATGGAAAAACTGTTCCAGATGATGAAAAGAAAACGGATAAAGTGAAATACTCACATGTGGCAAA GTACTTCTTCAACAAAGAGGGAGATTTTAACAATCTTACATCTGCTGCATATCACAAGAAAACTCACCTTCTCGTCACTGGCTTTGCTTCTGGAATCTTTCATCTACATGAACTACCTGAGTTCAACCTGATCCACTCCCTGAG TATTTCAGATCAGAAGATCACATCGATTTCTATCAACAGCACCGGAGACTGGATCGCTTTTGGATGTCCAG GTCTGGGTCAGCTGCTGGTGTGGGAATGGCAAAGTGAGTCCTATGTACTTAAGCAGCAAGGTCATTTCAATAGCATGGTGTCTTTGGCCTACTCTCCTGATGGACAGTACATAGTGACTGgcggcattgatggaaaa GTGAAAGTATGGAACACCTTGAGTGGGTTCTGCTTTGTCACATTCACAGAGCACACCAGTGGAGTCACAGCCGTGGCATTCACCTCCACAGGTTATGTTATTGTTAGCGCTTCTCTGGATGGAACAGTGCGAGCCTTTGATCTCCACAG ATACCGAAACTTTCGCACATTCACATCTCCTCGCCCGACCCAGTTTTCTTGTGTGGCTGTGGATTCCAGTGGTGAAATTATTTCTGCCGGTTCTCAGGATTCCTTTGAAATCTTTATATGGTCCATGCAGACTGGTAGACTCTTAGAT gTTTTATCAGGCCATGAGGGCCCCATCAGCAGTCTGTGTTTTAACCCAATGAAAGCCACCCTTGCTAGTGCTTCTTGGGATAAGACAGTGAGATTGTGGGACCTACTTGATAGctggagaagcaaggaaacaTTAAATTTAACCTCAGATG ttctggCTGTGACTTTTCGGCCAGATGGTGTTGAACTGGCAGTGGCCACGTTGAATTCACAGATCTCTTTCTGGGATTATGAAAATGCTGTGCAGACAGGATCTATTGAGGGCAGGCATGATCTGAAAGTGGGCAGAAAGGAGCTGGACAAGATAACAGCCAAGCATGCAGCCAAGGGAAA aTCTTTCACCACGCTGTGTTATTCAGCAGATGGCCAGTGTATTCTGGCAGGAGGAATGTCCAAGTTTGTTTGTATTTATCACATCAAGGAACAGATTCTCATGAAGAAGTTTGAAATATCCTGTAATTACTCCTTGGATGCAATGGAG GAATTTTTGGATCGCAGGAGAATAACTGAATTTGGCAATCTGGCATTGATTGATCAAGATGCTGGAGATGAAGAAGGCATTGCAATAGCATTGCCAGGTGTAAGACGAG gTGACATGAGCTCTCGGCGCTTTAAGCCTGAAATCAGAGTGACCTCACTTCACTTCTCTCCCACAG GGCGATGCTGGGCAGCCACCACGACTGAAGGCCTCCTCATCTACTCTCTTGATTCTGGGCTAGTCTTTGATCCATTTGAACTGGATATCAGCATCACCCCCAGCAGTGTACGTGCAACATTGAGACAGAAGGAATTCACAAAAGCAATAATGATGGCCTTTCGATTAAATGAGAAGAAGTTGATCCAAGAGGTCCTTGAGTCAGTCCCCAGTCATGAAA TTGAGGTTGTTGCATCATCACTTCCTGAATTGTACGTAGAAAAAGTACTTGAATTTTTAGCCTCAGCTTTTGAGATGTCCCATCACTTGGAATTTTACCTCATTTGGACCCAGCGATTACTTATGTTGCATGGCCCAAAATTGAAGTTGAG AGCAGGAAAATTGTTGGCCCTAATTCAGTTTCTTCAAAAGAGTGTTCAGCGTCACTTTGATGATGTTTCTAAACT CTGTGACTGGAATTGCTATAATATTAAATATGCTTTGGGGCTTTCCCAACAACGGGGTATGAAACGGTCTTCAGAGGCCCTGGGAAGCAATGAAGACTCAGATTCAGAATCTGCAAGTTTACAGCtgatgaaggaagaagaagacaTGCAAATGTAG